Proteins from a genomic interval of Flammeovirgaceae bacterium SG7u.111:
- a CDS encoding aminodeoxychorismate/anthranilate synthase component II — MNLLILDNYDSFTYNLVHLVKHLGYSPVIKRNDKISLDDVDAYDKILLSPGPGIPEEAGIMMDLIKRYAPTKSIMGVCLGHQGISEAFGAKLHNLDLVYHGIVTDTEITDAEEILFKDLPTTLKTCRYHSWVVDPEGLPNCLEVTATNSEGRIMAIRHKEFDVRGVQFHPESFLTEGGETMLKNWLES; from the coding sequence ATGAACTTACTCATACTCGATAATTACGATTCGTTCACCTACAATCTCGTCCATTTGGTGAAGCACCTCGGCTACTCTCCTGTAATTAAAAGGAATGACAAAATTAGTCTTGATGACGTAGATGCCTATGATAAAATACTCCTTTCCCCAGGCCCTGGCATTCCTGAAGAAGCAGGAATAATGATGGATTTGATAAAAAGATATGCACCGACTAAAAGCATAATGGGCGTTTGCCTTGGCCACCAAGGTATTTCCGAAGCTTTTGGTGCCAAGCTGCATAATTTGGATTTGGTCTATCACGGCATAGTCACCGATACAGAAATCACCGATGCCGAAGAGATTCTTTTCAAGGATTTACCTACTACACTGAAAACCTGCCGCTACCACTCATGGGTAGTTGACCCAGAAGGCTTGCCCAACTGCCTCGAAGTCACCGCTACCAACAGCGAGGGCAGGATCATGGCGATTAGGCACAAGGAATTCGATGTGCGCGGAGTGCAATTCCACCCCGAGTCTTTCTTGACCGAAGGCGGCGAAACCATGCTTAAAAACTGGTTAGAATCGTAG
- the trpD gene encoding anthranilate phosphoribosyltransferase, which translates to MKEILNHLFEYKTLSKEQAKEILTNLAQGKYNNSQVAAFMTVYLMRNITVNELAGFRDAMLELCLPVKFDHDVIDLCGTGGDGKNTFNISTLSSFVTAGAGVKVAKHGNYGVSSVSGSSNVLEYFGYKFTNNTDELRKKMDEANICFLHAPLFHPAMKNVAPIRRELGIKTFFNMLGPIVNPSKPKYQLVGVFSLELQRLYAYLYQNTYKHYAIIHALDGYDEVSLTGDIKSVTHQGEQLLTPSDLGLPKLTQEEISGGESVEDAATIFKNVLEGNSTEAQRNVVLANSTLAIACAKNISNTEALELAKDSLDSGRAKAALKKLID; encoded by the coding sequence ATGAAAGAAATATTAAACCATCTTTTTGAATACAAAACCCTTTCAAAAGAGCAGGCAAAGGAAATTTTGACAAATCTGGCTCAGGGCAAATATAACAACAGCCAAGTCGCTGCTTTCATGACGGTTTACCTCATGAGGAACATTACGGTAAATGAACTAGCAGGCTTTAGGGATGCTATGCTGGAGCTTTGCCTCCCAGTAAAGTTTGACCACGATGTAATAGACCTTTGCGGAACGGGTGGCGATGGGAAAAATACTTTTAATATAAGCACACTGTCTTCTTTTGTTACCGCTGGAGCTGGGGTAAAAGTTGCCAAACATGGCAATTACGGGGTTTCTTCTGTTTCTGGTTCTTCTAACGTGTTGGAATATTTTGGCTACAAATTCACCAACAACACGGATGAACTCAGAAAAAAAATGGACGAGGCAAATATCTGCTTTCTTCACGCACCATTGTTCCATCCAGCCATGAAAAACGTTGCCCCAATTAGGCGGGAGCTTGGCATCAAAACCTTTTTCAATATGTTGGGACCAATAGTGAACCCGTCCAAACCCAAGTACCAATTAGTGGGTGTTTTCAGCTTAGAGCTCCAAAGGCTATATGCGTATTTGTACCAAAATACATACAAGCATTATGCAATTATCCACGCACTAGACGGCTATGATGAAGTTTCTCTTACGGGTGATATCAAATCGGTAACGCACCAAGGCGAACAGCTGCTTACCCCTTCTGACCTTGGTTTGCCCAAACTCACCCAAGAAGAAATTTCTGGGGGAGAATCGGTAGAAGATGCTGCCACTATTTTCAAAAATGTATTGGAAGGAAATAGCACCGAAGCACAAAGAAATGTGGTTTTAGCAAATTCAACCTTAGCTATTGCTTGCGCTAAAAACATCTCAAATACAGAAGCTCTTGAACTTGCCAAAGACTCCTTGGACTCGGGCAGGGCAAAAGCTGCTCTAAAAAAACTCATCGATTAA
- the trpC gene encoding indole-3-glycerol phosphate synthase TrpC produces MSNILDKIIAHKLQETAARKEQISISELEKSIPERSIISLKESIKKTESGIIAEFKRRSPSKGLINGTALPSEVPAGYLEAGVAGVSILTDEEFFGGTNEDLKTARSFAKGPILRKDFTVEEYNVVEARAIGADAILLIAAALEPKQLKNLAKLAKELGLEVLMEIHNKEELNRSINEYVDLVGVNNRNLKTFEVSINTSIELEKAIPNEFLKVSESGISNPKTILELREIGFSGFLIGENFMKTNNPIQACKEFVSMLKNLG; encoded by the coding sequence ATGTCGAATATTTTAGATAAAATAATAGCCCACAAGCTACAAGAAACCGCAGCTAGAAAGGAACAAATTTCTATATCAGAACTGGAAAAATCTATTCCTGAAAGAAGTATTATTTCTTTGAAAGAGAGCATCAAAAAAACAGAAAGCGGAATTATTGCCGAGTTCAAAAGACGCTCACCATCCAAAGGATTAATCAACGGAACTGCTTTACCAAGCGAAGTTCCAGCTGGGTACTTGGAAGCTGGAGTAGCTGGCGTTTCCATCTTAACTGATGAAGAATTTTTTGGAGGAACCAACGAAGACCTCAAAACTGCACGCTCATTTGCCAAAGGACCTATTCTACGTAAGGATTTCACTGTGGAAGAATACAACGTGGTAGAAGCCAGAGCCATAGGAGCTGACGCCATCTTGCTGATAGCCGCTGCTTTGGAGCCCAAACAGCTCAAAAACTTGGCAAAACTGGCAAAAGAGCTAGGTTTAGAAGTATTAATGGAGATCCACAACAAAGAAGAACTTAATCGTTCAATAAATGAATATGTCGATTTGGTGGGGGTGAACAACAGGAACTTAAAGACGTTTGAAGTTTCAATAAACACATCGATTGAACTAGAAAAAGCAATCCCAAATGAGTTTTTGAAAGTTTCAGAAAGTGGAATTAGCAATCCAAAAACAATTTTGGAACTTAGAGAGATTGGCTTTTCAGGCTTTTTAATTGGGGAAAACTTCATGAAAACTAATAACCCCATCCAAGCATGCAAAGAGTTTGTAAGTATGCTCAAAAATCTTGGATAG
- the corA gene encoding magnesium/cobalt transporter CorA has product MIQTVFEDKNENFKWVDVVNPQPEEYEILTSKYNLHPAAVKDCLAPEHLPKYERIGESSFVIARIYDESSQDAADTVQQLTNKVAMFITDEFIITIHRKDEPFIARAKEKWHNPSKLAEKTPTYLINQLIYRSIKTYEGALYRSTERLDKIEKKIFADSKAPELIREMYIIKRRASVFKRMLLLSKDMLNQFARFSDVQDPFTQDLIDSADSMHFKADELHENVNNLLNLHLSLASHRTNEVMGVLTIVSMLFLPLTFIVGLYGMNFQYMPELNYKYSYFVVLILMIIMVIVSYIWFRRKGWL; this is encoded by the coding sequence ATGATACAGACTGTATTTGAAGACAAAAATGAAAATTTTAAATGGGTAGATGTGGTAAACCCTCAGCCCGAAGAATATGAAATCTTAACCAGTAAATATAACCTGCACCCAGCAGCTGTCAAAGACTGCCTTGCTCCTGAGCATTTGCCCAAATATGAACGTATTGGCGAAAGCAGCTTCGTAATAGCAAGAATCTATGACGAGAGCTCTCAAGACGCTGCCGATACCGTGCAGCAACTAACCAACAAAGTTGCCATGTTCATAACGGATGAGTTTATTATTACTATCCACAGAAAAGATGAACCATTTATTGCTAGGGCAAAAGAAAAATGGCACAACCCTTCCAAGCTAGCGGAAAAAACCCCTACATACCTTATAAACCAGTTGATTTATAGGTCTATCAAAACTTACGAAGGAGCACTTTATCGCTCTACAGAGCGGCTAGATAAAATTGAGAAGAAAATATTTGCCGATTCGAAAGCACCTGAACTTATCAGGGAAATGTATATAATTAAAAGAAGAGCTTCAGTTTTCAAAAGAATGCTGCTCCTCTCTAAAGATATGCTCAACCAATTTGCCCGCTTTTCGGACGTGCAAGACCCCTTTACCCAAGACCTTATAGACAGTGCCGACAGCATGCACTTTAAGGCAGATGAGCTTCACGAAAACGTAAACAACCTATTAAATCTCCACCTATCTCTTGCATCACATCGCACCAATGAGGTAATGGGAGTACTTACTATCGTATCCATGCTATTCCTACCATTAACCTTTATAGTAGGTTTATACGGTATGAACTTCCAATATATGCCTGAGCTTAACTACAAATACAGCTACTTTGTAGTCTTGATCCTTATGATCATAATGGTGATTGTCTCCTACATTTGGTTCAGAAGGAAGGGCTGGCTGTAG